One Roseomonas gilardii subsp. gilardii genomic region harbors:
- a CDS encoding amino acid ABC transporter substrate-binding protein, protein MKKLLLAGLALLGLGAAQAAQAATLDTVKQRGQLVCGVSTGFAGFSLPDSQGQFRGIDADYCRAIAAAVLGDATKVGFIGLTAQNRFTALQSGEVDVLLRNSTQTFLRDATIGLRAGPVNFYDGQGFAVKREAGVSKVTELNGATVCVAQGTTHEVTLGDYARAHNITFQPVVFERVDTMYQAFFAGRCDAMTQDASALAGAVATAPKPDDYMVLAETISKEPLGPFTRNGDDQWSTIVSWVHYGLIEAEELGVTQANAEAQAKGANPTAQRLLGGAGEFGSRIGLDNAWMLNAIKAVGNYGEVFERNVGGGSQLKLQRGLNGLWSKGGLMYAIPFR, encoded by the coding sequence ATGAAGAAACTCCTCCTCGCCGGCCTCGCCCTGCTCGGCCTCGGTGCCGCGCAGGCGGCCCAGGCCGCCACGCTCGACACGGTGAAGCAGCGCGGCCAACTGGTCTGCGGCGTCAGCACCGGCTTCGCCGGCTTCTCCCTGCCGGACAGCCAGGGGCAGTTCCGCGGCATCGACGCGGATTACTGCCGCGCCATCGCCGCCGCCGTGCTGGGCGACGCCACGAAGGTCGGCTTCATCGGGCTGACGGCGCAGAACCGCTTCACCGCACTGCAATCAGGGGAGGTGGACGTGCTGCTGCGCAACTCCACCCAGACCTTCCTGCGCGACGCCACGATCGGCCTGCGCGCCGGGCCGGTGAACTTCTATGACGGCCAGGGCTTCGCGGTGAAGCGTGAGGCCGGCGTCAGCAAGGTGACCGAGCTGAACGGCGCCACGGTCTGCGTCGCCCAGGGCACCACGCATGAGGTGACGCTGGGCGACTATGCCCGCGCCCACAATATCACCTTCCAGCCCGTGGTCTTCGAGCGGGTGGACACGATGTACCAGGCCTTCTTCGCCGGCCGCTGCGACGCCATGACGCAGGATGCCTCGGCGCTCGCCGGCGCCGTCGCCACCGCGCCCAAGCCGGACGACTACATGGTGCTGGCCGAGACCATCTCGAAGGAGCCGCTCGGCCCCTTCACCCGCAACGGCGACGACCAGTGGTCCACCATCGTCTCCTGGGTGCATTACGGGCTGATCGAGGCGGAGGAGCTGGGCGTCACCCAGGCCAATGCCGAAGCCCAGGCCAAGGGCGCCAACCCGACGGCGCAGCGCCTGCTGGGCGGCGCGGGCGAGTTCGGCTCGCGCATCGGCCTGGACAATGCCTGGATGCTGAACGCCATCAAGGCCGTGGGCAATTACGGCGAGGTCTTCGAGCGCAATGTCGGCGGCGGCAGCCAGCTCAAGCTGCAACGGGGCCTGAACGGGCTCTGGAGCAAGGGTGGGCTGATGTACGCCATCCCCTTCCGCTGA
- a CDS encoding aspartate aminotransferase family protein, which yields MLHRSSRATPPLAVGGHGVWLVEEGGREVLDASGGAAVSCLGHQHPRIVEAIKRQADRLCYAHTGFFSNEPAEALAEELVGHEPGGLAQAYFVSGGSEAVEAAIKLARQYFLEIGQEKRVRFIARRQSYHGNTLGALSAGGNAWRRAPYAPLLSPAFSHVSPAFRYREQRAEEDEAGFVARLAAELEAEFQRLGPDTVAAFIAEPVVGATAGCVPAPAGYFQAVREICDRHGALLILDEVMSGMGRTGTRHAWEQEGIAPDIQAIAKGLGGGYQPIGATLLSGRIAEAVERGSGAFQHGHTYLAHPMAAAAALEVQRVIREERLLENVAAMGERLESRLLERFGNHAHIGDIRGRGLFRAIELVEDRATKAPFDPAKQLNARIKREAFARGLACYPGGGTADGRSGDHVLLAPPYIVSPAEIDLIVERLGEAVDTALASLPR from the coding sequence GTGCTGCATCGGTCCTCCCGTGCCACACCACCCCTCGCGGTCGGCGGCCATGGCGTCTGGCTGGTGGAGGAAGGCGGGCGCGAGGTGCTCGATGCCTCGGGGGGCGCCGCCGTCTCCTGCCTCGGCCACCAGCATCCGCGCATCGTGGAGGCGATCAAGCGGCAGGCGGACAGGCTCTGCTACGCCCATACCGGCTTCTTCTCCAACGAACCCGCCGAGGCGCTGGCGGAGGAGCTGGTCGGGCACGAGCCCGGCGGCCTCGCCCAGGCCTATTTCGTCTCCGGCGGCTCCGAGGCGGTGGAGGCCGCGATCAAGCTGGCGCGGCAGTATTTCCTGGAGATCGGGCAGGAAAAGCGCGTGCGCTTCATCGCCCGCCGCCAGAGCTATCACGGCAACACGCTGGGCGCGCTCTCGGCGGGGGGCAATGCCTGGCGCCGCGCACCCTATGCGCCGCTGCTGTCCCCGGCCTTCAGCCATGTCTCACCCGCCTTCCGCTATCGCGAGCAGCGCGCGGAGGAGGACGAGGCCGGCTTCGTCGCCCGCCTCGCCGCCGAGCTGGAGGCGGAGTTCCAGCGCCTCGGCCCCGATACGGTGGCCGCCTTCATCGCCGAGCCGGTGGTCGGCGCCACGGCGGGCTGCGTGCCCGCCCCGGCCGGGTACTTCCAGGCGGTGCGGGAGATCTGCGACCGCCACGGCGCGCTGCTGATCCTGGACGAGGTGATGAGCGGCATGGGCCGCACCGGCACCCGCCATGCCTGGGAGCAGGAGGGCATCGCCCCGGACATCCAGGCCATCGCCAAGGGGCTGGGCGGCGGCTACCAGCCGATCGGTGCCACGCTGCTGTCCGGCCGTATCGCCGAGGCGGTGGAGCGGGGTTCCGGCGCCTTCCAGCACGGCCACACCTATCTCGCCCATCCCATGGCGGCAGCGGCCGCGCTGGAGGTGCAGCGGGTGATCCGCGAGGAGCGGCTGCTGGAGAATGTGGCCGCCATGGGCGAACGGCTGGAAAGCCGGCTGCTGGAGCGCTTCGGCAACCACGCGCATATCGGCGACATTCGCGGCCGCGGACTGTTCCGCGCGATCGAACTGGTCGAGGACCGCGCCACCAAGGCGCCCTTCGACCCCGCGAAGCAGCTCAATGCCCGCATCAAGCGCGAGGCCTTCGCGCGCGGCCTCGCCTGCTATCCGGGCGGCGGCACGGCGGATGGCCGCAGCGGCGACCATGTGCTGCTGGCGCCGCCCTATATCGTCTCCCCCGCCGAGATCGACCTGATCGTCGAACGCCTCGGCGAGGCGGTGGACACCGCCCTGGCCAGCCTGCCACGCTGA
- a CDS encoding ABC transporter substrate-binding protein: protein MQRRSFLRSAALLPLGGLAPSVLARPALAQDRRARTLRFVPQANLTVLDPILTTAGVTADHGYAVFDTLYGTDADFRPTPQMAEGHEVSADGRTWTIRLREGLRFHDGEPVRAVDCAASLARWSKRDSFGQTLAAAVEAWEAPGDRELRIRLTRPFPRLLSALAFVGPIPAFIMPERLAKTDPYKPVTEMIGSGPYRFLADEFVSGSRAAYARFDGYRPRAEAPALNAGGKQAHFERIEWQIIPDSSTAASALQSGEVDWWEFADADLAPMLARSRGIRVQPYDPLGFMAFLRFNTLVPPFDNPRLRHVVLQSVEQADYMALITGGDPEAWRQARSMFPMGLPGVKEAGAEAMAGPKDWDKLRRAVKEAGYQSEKVVILSPSDMASIAPLAEVTAELLRRLGMNVDLQVMDWGTVVQRRTSREPVEKGGWNIFHTTWKSTSIANPALNTNIRGQGAKGWFGWFDSPEIERLTREWLDAQDEAEQQRLLDAIQAMAFEQAPVVPLGQFLQKTAFRADLRGILPGPAAFPWNVRRG, encoded by the coding sequence ATGCAGCGCCGAAGCTTTCTCCGATCCGCCGCCCTCCTGCCACTGGGCGGCTTGGCTCCCTCTGTCCTGGCCCGGCCCGCGCTGGCGCAGGACCGGCGGGCACGCACGCTGCGCTTCGTGCCGCAGGCCAATCTCACCGTGCTGGACCCGATCCTCACCACGGCGGGTGTGACGGCGGATCATGGCTATGCCGTCTTCGACACGCTCTACGGCACGGACGCGGATTTCCGCCCGACGCCACAGATGGCGGAAGGGCACGAGGTCTCTGCGGATGGCCGCACCTGGACCATCCGGCTGCGCGAGGGGCTGCGCTTCCATGACGGGGAGCCGGTGCGGGCGGTGGACTGCGCCGCCAGCCTCGCGCGTTGGAGCAAGCGGGACAGTTTCGGCCAGACCCTGGCCGCCGCCGTCGAGGCCTGGGAGGCCCCGGGCGACCGCGAGTTGCGCATCCGGCTGACCCGCCCCTTCCCCCGCCTGCTTTCGGCCCTGGCCTTTGTCGGGCCGATCCCCGCCTTCATCATGCCGGAGCGTCTGGCGAAGACCGATCCCTATAAGCCAGTGACGGAAATGATCGGCTCGGGTCCCTACCGCTTCCTGGCCGACGAATTCGTGTCCGGCAGCCGCGCCGCCTATGCCCGCTTCGACGGCTACCGGCCGCGCGCCGAGGCGCCGGCGCTGAACGCCGGCGGCAAGCAGGCGCATTTCGAGCGCATCGAGTGGCAGATCATCCCGGATTCCTCCACGGCCGCCAGCGCGCTGCAATCCGGCGAGGTGGACTGGTGGGAATTCGCCGATGCCGACCTCGCGCCGATGCTCGCCCGCAGCCGCGGCATCCGCGTGCAGCCCTATGACCCGCTCGGCTTCATGGCCTTCCTGCGCTTCAACACGCTGGTGCCGCCCTTCGACAATCCACGCCTGCGCCATGTGGTGCTGCAGTCGGTGGAGCAGGCCGACTATATGGCGCTGATCACCGGCGGCGATCCCGAGGCTTGGCGCCAGGCCCGCAGCATGTTCCCCATGGGCCTGCCGGGCGTGAAGGAAGCAGGAGCCGAAGCGATGGCCGGCCCGAAGGACTGGGACAAGCTGCGCCGCGCCGTGAAGGAGGCGGGCTACCAGAGCGAGAAGGTGGTGATCCTCAGCCCCAGCGACATGGCTTCCATCGCCCCGCTGGCCGAGGTCACCGCGGAGCTGCTGCGTCGCCTCGGCATGAATGTCGACCTCCAGGTGATGGACTGGGGCACGGTGGTGCAGCGCCGCACCTCGCGCGAACCGGTGGAGAAGGGCGGATGGAACATCTTCCACACCACCTGGAAGAGCACCTCCATCGCCAACCCGGCGCTGAACACCAATATCCGCGGCCAGGGTGCCAAGGGCTGGTTCGGCTGGTTCGACAGCCCGGAGATCGAGCGGCTGACACGCGAATGGCTCGATGCGCAGGACGAGGCGGAGCAGCAGCGCCTGCTTGACGCGATCCAGGCCATGGCCTTCGAGCAGGCCCCCGTCGTGCCGCTCGGCCAGTTCCTGCAGAAAACGGCCTTCCGCGCTGACCTGCGGGGCATCCTGCCGGGCCCGGCGGCCTTCCCCTGGAACGTCAGGCGCGGCTGA
- a CDS encoding aspartate/glutamate racemase family protein — MRIALIHALRHSPPPIEAAFARLWPEARLMNLLDDSLSADLAAEGSLTPRMTERFLTLARYAAGTGADGILFTCSAFGPCIEACQAALAPMPVLKPNEAMIEEAVAHGGRIGLLASFAPTLDSMPAEFPPGTELRTALARGALAALDAGDRDRHDGIVAEAARELADCDVIALAQFSLAGAAPAWLPRPAGPWGRGC, encoded by the coding sequence ATGCGCATCGCCCTGATCCACGCCCTGCGGCATTCGCCGCCACCGATCGAGGCCGCCTTCGCCCGGCTCTGGCCCGAGGCGCGGCTGATGAACCTGTTGGATGACAGCCTTTCCGCCGATCTCGCCGCCGAGGGCAGCCTGACGCCACGGATGACGGAACGCTTCCTGACCCTGGCACGCTATGCCGCCGGGACGGGGGCGGATGGCATCCTCTTTACCTGCTCGGCCTTCGGTCCCTGCATCGAGGCCTGTCAGGCCGCGCTGGCGCCGATGCCGGTGCTGAAGCCGAACGAGGCGATGATCGAGGAGGCCGTCGCCCATGGCGGGCGGATCGGGCTGCTGGCCAGCTTCGCTCCGACCCTGGATTCCATGCCGGCCGAATTCCCGCCGGGGACGGAACTCCGTACGGCACTGGCCCGGGGGGCACTGGCGGCGCTCGATGCCGGCGACCGGGACAGGCATGACGGCATCGTGGCCGAGGCGGCGCGCGAACTGGCGGATTGCGACGTGATCGCCCTGGCCCAGTTCAGCCTGGCCGGGGCGGCCCCCGCGTGGCTGCCGCGACCGGCAGGCCCGTGGGGCAGAGGTTGCTGA
- a CDS encoding ATP-binding cassette domain-containing protein codes for MQAGATGGAAVAALALAGPADLPMTALAALGAAMVVDGAAGFVRGLERQGRVAEAEARLDTMLAPAMADAPAGRVLAYPPSIRFAGRAGLLPPGCVAAITGPSGCGKTTLLETLLRLREPEPGRIFLGGVDLAELDAATARRCFSLLPQDAALLAGSVRDNLLLADPEAGEARLWQALHDAGLDERVARLPGGLDGWLGENGARLSGGERRRLGLARALLRPAPWLLLDEPTEGLDAATEALVLGRLAARLAREGQGALIVTHRPAPLALCRRVIPLDASPEGIIPLEQSALPL; via the coding sequence TTGCAGGCCGGGGCGACCGGCGGTGCCGCCGTCGCCGCCCTGGCTCTGGCGGGACCGGCCGACCTGCCGATGACGGCCCTGGCGGCACTGGGCGCGGCCATGGTGGTGGATGGCGCCGCCGGCTTCGTCCGCGGGCTGGAACGCCAGGGGCGCGTCGCCGAGGCGGAGGCGAGGCTCGACACGATGCTGGCCCCCGCCATGGCCGATGCCCCGGCCGGGCGCGTCCTGGCCTATCCGCCTTCGATCCGCTTCGCCGGGCGGGCGGGGCTGCTGCCCCCGGGCTGCGTGGCCGCGATCACTGGCCCCTCCGGCTGCGGCAAGACCACGCTGCTGGAAACCCTGCTGCGCCTGCGGGAACCGGAACCGGGGCGGATCTTCCTGGGTGGCGTCGATCTGGCGGAGCTGGATGCCGCGACCGCGCGGCGTTGCTTCTCGCTGTTGCCGCAGGATGCGGCGCTGCTGGCCGGCAGCGTGCGTGACAACCTGCTGCTCGCCGACCCGGAGGCGGGTGAGGCGCGGCTCTGGCAGGCGCTGCACGATGCCGGGCTGGACGAGCGCGTGGCGCGGCTGCCGGGCGGTCTCGATGGCTGGCTCGGGGAGAACGGGGCCCGGCTGTCCGGCGGCGAGCGCCGCCGCCTGGGCCTTGCCCGCGCGCTACTGCGGCCGGCACCCTGGCTGCTGCTGGACGAGCCCACCGAGGGGCTGGACGCGGCCACCGAGGCGCTGGTCCTGGGGCGGTTGGCGGCACGCCTCGCGCGGGAGGGCCAGGGCGCGCTGATCGTCACGCACCGGCCGGCCCCGCTGGCCCTGTGCCGGAGGGTCATCCCGCTCGATGCCTCCCCGGAAGGCATCATTCCACTGGAGCAATCGGCCCTGCCGCTCTGA
- a CDS encoding TonB-dependent siderophore receptor — MSAIAQTTQAQTQSTQAGEAAGTANGSGTTVLPTVSVQGASQNPLAPVDGYVATRNLAGAKTDTPLIEVPQSVSVVTRDAIDQRQAQNLGEALRYSAGIRPEQYGFDSQADWLQIRGFEATDTSQFLNGLRFNPGYTAGVFETYGLERYEILRGPSSVLYGQMAPGGLINMVQRHPTDTAQGEVRLTAGTQNIRQLAFNTSGPLTADGQWSYALTGVGRLADLDVQNSDNDRLFLAPALTWKPTGDTRFTLLPYYQRDRTIGAQFLPYLGTVQRSAFGRISRSLNLGEDSFDKYDRTQYGIGYEFEHRFNDVFSFTQNARYAHVGVNWKQVYGGGLVTGSERLLNRYAYDEQYSFDTFQVDNRGQARFDTGPLQHTLLGGFDYQHTSYKSVAAFAVASPLDLYAPVYGSGIPNLGSPYQNRLQGIDQYGVYGQDQIRYGRFVATLGLRHDWVDTNTKNRAYGFTSESKEDTDTTWRAGITYLAENGLAPYFSYSTSFLPQAGSFSPARGNGTFDPTTGEQYEVGIKYQPNGVNSFIQVSAFHITQSKVLTTDPDNVLYQVQTGRIRVRGVEAEGVASLGNGLNLIGSITYLDPEITRDTVASNVGNRPLGVSKFTAGLYADYSFGEGRGAMSGVGLGAGVRFVGNTAVDNANSAVVPSVTLFDLAARYDLGFLSQNLKGFQAMLNVNNVADKRYVARCTSEASCFYGNSRTILGSLAYRW, encoded by the coding sequence ATGAGTGCGATCGCCCAGACCACACAGGCGCAAACCCAGTCCACCCAGGCCGGCGAGGCTGCCGGCACCGCCAATGGCAGCGGCACCACCGTCCTGCCGACCGTCAGCGTGCAGGGCGCCAGCCAGAACCCGCTGGCCCCGGTGGATGGCTATGTCGCCACGCGCAACCTGGCCGGCGCCAAGACGGACACGCCACTGATCGAGGTGCCGCAATCCGTCTCAGTGGTGACGCGCGACGCGATCGACCAGCGGCAGGCGCAGAACCTGGGCGAAGCACTGCGCTATTCCGCCGGCATCCGGCCGGAGCAGTACGGCTTCGACTCCCAGGCCGACTGGCTGCAGATCCGCGGCTTCGAGGCGACGGACACCAGCCAGTTCCTGAACGGGCTGCGCTTCAACCCGGGCTACACGGCCGGTGTCTTCGAGACCTATGGGCTGGAGCGCTACGAGATCCTGCGCGGCCCCTCCTCCGTACTCTACGGGCAGATGGCGCCGGGCGGCCTGATCAACATGGTGCAGCGCCATCCGACCGACACGGCACAGGGTGAGGTGCGGCTGACCGCCGGCACGCAGAACATCCGCCAGCTCGCCTTCAACACCAGCGGCCCGCTGACGGCGGACGGCCAGTGGAGCTACGCGCTGACCGGTGTCGGGCGGCTCGCCGACCTCGACGTGCAGAACAGCGACAACGACCGACTCTTCCTTGCCCCGGCGCTGACCTGGAAGCCCACCGGGGACACGCGCTTCACGCTGCTGCCCTATTACCAGCGCGACCGGACCATCGGGGCGCAGTTCCTGCCCTATCTCGGCACCGTGCAGCGCAGCGCCTTCGGCCGCATCTCGCGCAGCCTGAACCTGGGCGAGGACAGCTTCGACAAGTACGACCGCACGCAATACGGCATCGGCTACGAGTTCGAGCACCGCTTCAACGACGTCTTCTCTTTCACCCAGAATGCCCGCTACGCGCATGTCGGCGTGAACTGGAAGCAGGTCTATGGCGGCGGCCTCGTCACCGGCAGTGAGCGGCTGCTGAACCGCTATGCCTATGACGAGCAGTACAGCTTCGACACCTTCCAGGTGGACAATCGCGGCCAGGCGCGCTTCGACACCGGCCCGCTGCAGCACACGCTGCTCGGTGGCTTCGACTACCAGCACACCAGCTACAAGAGCGTGGCGGCCTTCGCCGTCGCCAGCCCGCTCGACCTCTACGCGCCTGTCTATGGCAGCGGCATCCCGAACCTGGGCAGCCCCTACCAGAACCGCCTGCAGGGCATCGATCAGTACGGCGTCTATGGCCAGGACCAGATCCGCTACGGGCGCTTCGTGGCGACGCTGGGGCTGCGGCACGACTGGGTGGACACGAACACCAAGAACCGCGCCTATGGCTTCACCAGCGAGAGCAAGGAAGACACCGACACCACCTGGCGGGCGGGTATCACCTACCTCGCCGAGAACGGCCTCGCGCCCTATTTCTCCTACAGCACTTCCTTCCTGCCGCAGGCGGGCAGCTTCTCCCCGGCACGTGGCAACGGCACCTTCGACCCCACGACCGGCGAGCAGTATGAGGTGGGCATCAAGTACCAGCCGAACGGGGTGAACAGCTTCATCCAGGTCTCGGCCTTCCACATCACCCAGAGCAAGGTCCTGACCACCGATCCGGACAACGTGCTGTACCAGGTGCAGACCGGCCGCATCCGCGTGCGCGGCGTGGAGGCGGAGGGCGTGGCCAGCCTGGGCAACGGGCTGAACCTGATCGGCTCGATCACCTATCTGGACCCGGAGATCACCCGCGACACGGTGGCGAGCAATGTCGGCAACCGGCCACTCGGCGTCTCGAAGTTCACGGCCGGCCTCTATGCCGACTACAGCTTCGGCGAGGGCCGGGGCGCGATGAGCGGCGTGGGCCTGGGCGCCGGTGTGCGCTTTGTCGGCAACACCGCCGTGGACAACGCCAATTCGGCGGTGGTGCCCTCCGTGACGCTGTTCGACCTCGCGGCGCGCTATGACCTCGGCTTTCTCAGCCAGAACCTGAAGGGGTTCCAGGCGATGCTGAACGTCAACAATGTGGCCGATAAGCGTTACGTCGCCCGTTGCACCAGCGAGGCGTCGTGCTTCTACGGCAACAGCCGGACGATCCTGGGCTCCCTCGCCTATCGCTGGTAA
- a CDS encoding MurR/RpiR family transcriptional regulator, whose protein sequence is MTKPGPIDVLRRALPGLPPRLQDAARFVARHDFDAVTRSMRDLAAAAGTNPATFTRLARALGYPGWEQLREAMVEARRGEAESPFSKRVRPSMRRERPDGPDAFALPAEMLAADAAGLRLLDPAPIAAAARALHDAPRIWVAGFRSCRGVAQLLHYQLRLFRPGDVRLVGGAGPEDLDLGAFAPGDAVVLISFAPYSRSIALTARMARESRCTAIALADRADAPMAERAAHRLLFDAAAGPGFFPSLTGALATAQALAAACFALGGEAALVRLRETEARLAALAEYVPDPETLR, encoded by the coding sequence GTGACCAAGCCCGGCCCCATCGACGTCCTGCGACGTGCCCTGCCCGGCCTGCCGCCCCGGCTGCAGGATGCGGCGCGCTTCGTCGCCCGGCATGACTTCGATGCCGTCACCCGCTCGATGCGCGACCTCGCCGCCGCCGCCGGCACCAACCCGGCCACCTTCACCCGTCTGGCGCGCGCCCTCGGCTATCCCGGCTGGGAGCAGTTGCGCGAAGCCATGGTGGAGGCACGGCGAGGCGAGGCGGAAAGCCCCTTCTCGAAGCGCGTGCGCCCTTCCATGCGCCGCGAGCGGCCGGACGGCCCCGACGCCTTCGCCCTGCCGGCCGAGATGCTGGCCGCCGATGCCGCCGGGCTGCGCCTGCTCGACCCCGCGCCCATCGCCGCCGCCGCCCGCGCCCTGCATGACGCCCCGCGCATCTGGGTGGCGGGCTTCCGCTCCTGCCGGGGCGTGGCGCAGCTCCTGCACTACCAGCTCCGCCTCTTCCGGCCCGGCGATGTGCGGCTGGTGGGTGGAGCAGGGCCGGAGGACCTGGATCTCGGCGCCTTCGCCCCCGGCGATGCCGTGGTGCTGATCAGCTTCGCACCCTATTCCCGCTCCATCGCGCTGACCGCACGCATGGCGCGGGAAAGCCGCTGCACCGCCATCGCCCTCGCCGACCGTGCCGACGCGCCGATGGCCGAACGGGCGGCGCATCGCCTGCTCTTCGACGCCGCCGCCGGCCCGGGCTTCTTTCCCAGCCTGACCGGCGCCCTCGCCACGGCCCAGGCCCTGGCCGCCGCCTGCTTCGCCCTGGGCGGGGAGGCGGCGCTGGTGCGGCTGCGCGAGACCGAGGCCCGGCTCGCCGCCCTCGCCGAATACGTCCCCGACCCGGAAACCCTGCGATGA